A window from Acipenser ruthenus unplaced genomic scaffold, fAciRut3.2 maternal haplotype, whole genome shotgun sequence encodes these proteins:
- the LOC131732517 gene encoding polyamine-transporting ATPase 13A3-like: MERTQTKYINRGEEDEMEVWGFLPCRCRLLLLLLGVLCSGGFLLLVLFWVPEWSVRWTCRPVPLSQARVLLLRTTDEFGSWFRVQVHTLLAPGSDPWGPRRKGRSLLERLRGRGQRAGTARRGYCPRHAHLRTV, from the exons ATGGAGAGAACGCAGACCAAATACATCAACCGAGGGGAAGAGGATGAGATG GAGGTGTGGGGGTTCCTGCCCTGCCGCTGCAGGCTCCTGCTCCTCCTCTTGGGGGTGCTGTGCTCAGGGGGGTTCCTGCTGCTGGTTCTGTTCTGGGTGCCGGAGTGGAGCGTGCGCTGGACCTGCCGGCCGGTACCGCTGAGCCAGGCCCGGGTTCTACTGCTCAGAACCACG gatGAGTTCGGGTCCTGGTTTCGGGTTCAGGTTCACACTCTGCTGGCCCCTGGCAGTGACCCCTGGGGACCCCGCAGAAAGGGGCGGAGCCTGCTGGAGAGGTTGAGGGGGAGGGGCCAGAGGGCAGGGACTGCGAGGAGGGGCTACTGCCCAAGACACGCCCACCTCAGAActgtgag